A stretch of DNA from Lysinibacillus sp. B2A1:
AAATAACGAGTAAAAGCAATTTTAGCTATCCTTTAACAGGTAATTGTATTGCCTTTTTATCGATTTACAGATGCTTTTAATAGTATCAGGTGGTGTAAACGCCGTGGAATTGAAAAAAATGCTTTATTTCTTAAAGGAATTTTAGCGAGACTAAAAAAGATGTTACTATAATCAAGGATGGGGTGCATTAGAAAAAATTTAGAAATGACATTTTGCAGCTCTTTCGCATTTTCCACTATTCTGCAGTCGAGCGCTTTTCTGTAATAAGAAAGCCCTTTATTCATGGAAAGGGACAGATTGTGACATAATAATACATTTCATAATTGGGGATTAATGTTAAAATATAAAAAGTTATGAAATAATGAACTAAAACTAAAGTCTGTCTTCAATTGAGGGAGAACTAAGTTGAAAATTATTATAGTAATGCTTGCTTTAATTGTAGTAGCGATTTCAATGTACGGATTAATGACAAAGGATTTTTCATATGGTCCAATATCATCTTTATTGCTTGGAATTCTCTTTGCAATTATGGGAATTGAAGAATATAAAATGAAAGGAAAAGATGGTTGGGGAATGTTTCTTATAATAGGATCTTTGATAATTATTGTGATGGCTCTTTTTAGTTTTTTATTATGTTTGAGTGGCATTAACAACTAATGGAGTACTAATGAACAATTCGAAAACATTGTAAGTTGTTATTCTATAATTGGGCACAATTCTTGTACATGGAATTGTGTCTTCTTTAGTTATGTGGTATTTCTTACTTACTTGAAACAAACTGCGCATTAAATTAAAATGAAGAGTCTAATAAAATAAAGCCAAAGTTTTTAAAAAGCAATTATGGTAACAAGTCCGAAGATGATATATTGGTATCCGTAGTATAAGATAAGGAGTAAAACTATGAATGAATTTAATAAAACGTTGACATTTGTAAATGAATTACTTTATGAACCGAATCATTTAACTATAAAAAACATCCAAGAGGAATCCCAAAATTCAGATTACGGGGCTGGGGTATTTCAGTTAAATTCTAAATCTGTTAGATTTAGAGTCGCAAAAATAACACCTAACAAGGTAGGACAATTTGTTTCCTTTTGGGAAAAGGATGAAGCTAATAAAAATCAAGCATTCTCATACGATAATGCCACTGATTTACTAGTAATAAACACTTTTAATAATACTGGTGATTTTGGCCAATTTGTTTTTCAAAAAGAAGTTCTTTTAAAACAAAACATCCTTAAAACTGCTAATACAAAGGGGAAAATGGCTATTAGAGTTTATCCTAGTTGGGATACTCCCACCAGCAAACAAGCAATAGCAACTAAAAAGTGGCAATCACCATATTTTGTTAAAATGGAAGCTGCTACTAATTTATCAATACTTGAGCTATTAAAATTATACTCCTTCTAAAATTAGATATCTTTAACTGTGTCATTCAAATATTTACTGTACATTTCGAGGGCATATGCAGTAGTTTATTCCACAATTGGGCACAGTTCTTTAATAAAGAATGCGTCTTTTTCCATTAAAGGGCCAGATTGTGGAATAACAAGCTTATAAGAAATGTTTACCAAATGACGCTTTGGAGACTATTTTAGCTACAACAAAACTAGCTTCAGTTCAAAAAACATAGGCGCCGACATCTTACTTTCGTAAAATGCTAGCACCTATGTTTAGAAATAGGTTTTTTCCCAACCTCTATCAAATTTCCATACCGCTAATTAAAAGCCCTTTGCAGCTTCCTTCAAGCCGAGTACGACGTCTAATTGCTCCTCATACTTATCTTGCGTTGTATACTTACGATTCAATTCAATATGTGCTAGCATTTTCTCCACTAGCTTTGTATACGAAAAATCCGGTTGCTCAAAAATATCAATATAACCCGGCTCATCTCGGTGTCGAATACGCCAATGCCCATTCCCATCCTGATACGCATTCGCTATAATCTCCTGTACCGCCACCTGCGTAAACATAACTATGTGTTCCTTCAACGACAGCCCACTCACATAGCTTTTCACCGACTGTGGTGCATCCTTTGGGAAAATTCCATTATCCATATTCGCCTCTGCTGCCTGAGCCTCTGCCGCTGCATTCACTCTCTCTAGCGACCCTTGATGACCACTTAGCTCTTTCATATAACGCTCATAACCAATCAAATCGCCTTGCCTGAAAGCGACAATCGCGTTATGCTCGAGTTCAATCATTTCTTTAAACGATAACTCGCGCACTTCCTCATTCTGACCATTATCACGCTGCTCTGCTGCCTGCTGCGTCGCAACAAGTAGATTACCAAAATCCGCATCGTATCCTTGCTTCGCCACCTGCGGATAAATATTCATTACCCTATCTTGTAACGCTTGCATCTTCATCCATTCACACCTACCAATAATATATTAACTATTATATACATCGACAAACACACAATAATGTCCATATGAATTAGAAATCCTTTTTAAAGAATTTAGTGATTATATTTATTTGTTTTATACAAATCAAATACAAATAACGTTTCCAAATCAAAGTTTGGAGAGAGCGCGAAATCCAAGAAATGCTGTTAAACCAACATTTATTGGATTTTACTTTGAATATTGTTTATACATCTTTTTAAGCAAATATATAAACAGTGCTACGATAGTACTTTTCAAGATTATGCAGAGTGTGTTATCTGAATAAAAACTTTGTATATTGACGCTTTAAAACTGCATTTTTTTATTGTTCCTATACTTCAATTACAGGGCCTTTTATTCTTGAAAAGGGATTGTACCTTCTTCTGCTAAAGGGCTATTTTATTGAATAACATTTTTGTGAAATATTACTAATATGTACTTCAGGAAGGTTATGCCTCAATGTTTGGAACTCCTACCAATTAATTTCGTTACGCTTAGAAATGGAAAATTATTGTGAAAAAATGAAAAAGTATTTAGGTTTAATTTCAATAATAGTACTTACTACATTGTTTTTTCTACCAAACGATTGGAAGATAGAAACTTTAGGAATTCTTTTAGGCTTATTCCTGGCAATAAAAGCCCCGAAAGGAATATGGAAAACTGTTGCTTATGTTATTTACACAATTTGTATCTTATTATTGTTATATTTAGTGATTATGGGTATTTTAATGGCAGGTCTAATAAAAATTGATTAAAGAAAATTGCGAATATTTTGAAAGTGTCTTCTTCAAGTAACGGAGTGTTAAAGTGAAACAAGGATTTATAAAGCATACATCAAAGTTTGGGACACAGAAAAAAATGATCTTCAACAATCGGGCGCAATACACAGGTAGAAAATAATCAAACATTTTTATAAAAACTATCAATATTAAATCCACTCATTTTGACTAATTTTTTTTTCAAAATGACTGGGTTTCTTTTATTATCTATAAAACTATAAAAAAACATTTGTAGCTTATTTTTCATCTTTATTCATGAGCTACATCAGAAGCTTATCTTAATAAAAAAACAGTGGAACTCTTTACTTTTATTGAAATGATGGTAGTATAAAACTCCGGTTTATTATAACTAGAAAGGAATATTTTTCACAGTAATTCTTTGTATACTCTGATTCCGTTCTTTTTATTTACACTATCTACTTGACGGGAAGTAGTTCAAACTGTATTACTTGCAATATTTAAATGTTTTGCAATTTGTGCGATCCTTAAACCTCGCTTTTTTAATGGGTGAATCACAATATATAACACTAACTTCTCCTTCATTGATACAGCCTCCTATAAACAGAATATTTCTAGTTTATAAGATTTGGCGAATTTTGGCGAAAAGTGTTCATTCGATTCAAGCAGTTTCTGTTAATTCTATTTTAGCTGTTACATTCATCTTCTTTTTCATATACATCGAGTAAAAGAATACTTACGATATACTGATTATCTTGAATCCATTGATTATAAATTCCACCATGTTCTTCTACAATTCTTTTCACATTTTTAATTCCTATTCCCTCGAATCGTCTATTCTTTCGAGTTTGAAGCTCCGAAGTATCAAATACATTTGAAATTTCTATAAGTAGGTTATTATCAAATTGTTTGATAATAAGTGAAATCTCTTTTTCTTTAGAATTAGATAAACGTAAGACTGCGTTTATAGAATTATCTATTAAATTTCCTAGCACAACTGCAAAAATATCAGTATCTAATTTAATCTTTTCAGGAAAGAAAGATTTAACGTTTAAAGTTATTCCATTGCTTTCAGCAATAGATATTTTTTCATTCAGAAGATAATTTAGCACATAGTTATTTGTAAAATAATAATCAATGTGTTCGATTTTCTGTATCGAATTTTGAAGATATTTTTCAGCTCCAGTAGTATCTCCCTGACTTAACATCCCCATTAGAACCACGTATTGATTTTTCAAGTCATGCTTCATTGAATATAGTTTAGATTGTGAATCCTTTAGTTGTTTGAAAAATTTTAATTCTGATTCAAATACCTTCTTTTGCGTTTTAGTTTTTTCAAGCTGTTCATAATATTTTCCGAGGGTTATATAAAGATATAGTATGCATAAATTCATATAAATAATACAAGTAGCAATCAATATAAAAAGAAAATTAGGTTGATTAATAATTTGATTTTCAGGTAATACGGCAGTACTTACCAGAAATAGCGATATCACTGGTATAGAAAATGTTATCATTAGGGTAAAAATATTTATAGGACCCTTTAATTTGTACATTTGAAGAACGATAATTATCAAAAAAGCTACAGCCTGTAGCATTAAAATTAAAGCCATACCTCTCCCCCCAGCCACAAAGAGAAAATTTGAATCATAAATTTTTAATCGTAATATATATAGAACGAATCAATAACTAAAAACATAAATAGAAAATAAGTTTTCCAAAAGAAATACTCTCAAATTGGATTTGAGTCTCTTTGCTAACCTTAAAAAACTATAATGTAATGAAGATGATATTGATAAGAATAGATGGAAAATAGTTAAAGTTGAATAATTTAACGATATTTTCCATTCATTATATTATGTCTCTTAACTTCATCAAAATTTGTTTTCTCGCATTATCCTTAAATTTGCGACTTATTGGTATGTCAACAGTTTGTTTATCATTTAAAATAACAATAATAGTATTATTTCTAATTTGTTTTACATATCTAACATTAACAATATACGAGGAGTGAACCTGTATAAAATTATCATTAACTTTGGATAAAAGGGCTTTTGTCTGAAGAATCGTTTCATATATATCAGAGGGTGTGTGAATAAGTACTTTCCTTTTATTTTTTTCAAAGTAAATAATTTCACTAAAAGAAAGGCTGTAAAAAACTTTGTTAAATGTAAACATAAATTTTGAATCATCTAAATCTAAATATTTAATAGCGCGATTCAAGGTAGGATATAGTTTGTCTTTTGTTACTGGTTTTAAAATGTAATCAAAAGTGTTAACCTTAAAAGCCTTTTCCATATACTCTTTGAAATTTGTAATAAAGATAATTGGACAATTATAATTATTCGTTCTAATGGTTTCGGCAATCACTATTCCCGATAGATTTGGAAACTCAAAATCTAAAATAAACAAATCATATGTATTTTCTTTAAGTAATTCAATTAAACGAAATGGATTGTAGAATATATCAATATCAAATAACGAGGAGTCATATTCTAACATTAAATCTTCGATAGCTTTTGCAATAACTGGAACATCATCACAAATAGCAACTTTTATTACCATCGTTTCACTCCTAAATTCTTACTATATTTGTCCTAGACAGTAACCTGAGACATTCTGAAAATGCTTGTCATTTTTATAGTTTACCACTTCTACCATTCTACAACTATCTTCCATAATCAGTTTAGTTAGACAGTATTATTAGAAAAGATCCTATTCTCTATCATTAGACTAGAATAGAAATAATGTCAACAATTACATATAATTTGCAGTTTGTTACACAAAAGAAAAATAGCTTAAAAATAGATTATTATTAAAACAAATATTTTAGTTATCTGAAACCATTAACGATGTTAAGTTCCTATTTGTTTAATTTAGAAACTGAAATTCTGTTAATCAATACTAATTTCAAAGGAGATATTTATATTGACGAATACTACAAACAATATTGTTATATCACAATTATGTAAGCGACATGGAGAAAAAGATATTTTAAAAGATGTGTCATTTGAAGCGAAACAAGGGAGAATCACAGCCTTCCTTGGACCAAATGGTGCAGGAAAAAGCTCAACACTTCGTATTTTGTTAGGACTTGATCGTTCAACAGGAACGGCAACTTTTGGTGGAAGTAACTATGTAACATTTAATACTCCATTGAAAGTGGTAGGAGCAGCATTTGACGGTATAGGTGGTACTCCTTCTAGAAGGGTAAAAACCCATCTGAAAATCATAGCACAAAGTAACAACATTTCTTTCCGTCGTGTGTCCGAAGTATTGAAAATAGTTGGTTTATCAGAAAAAAGCAAAGCTAGGCTGGGAACTTTATCATTGGGTGAAGGACAACGTCTTGGACTTGCAGTAGCTCTTTTGGGAGACCCTCAATATATTGTTCTTGATGAACCAACCAATGGACTTGATCCAACAGGAATTCGCTGGTTTAGAAAATTTATTCGTCAGCAATCAGACATGGGAAAGACTATTTTGTTGTCATCACATCTTCTTTCTGAAGTGGAAGCTGTGGCAGATGATGTAGTTATTATTAATCATGGAAAAGTAATAGCAACTGGTGAACTTCAGCATGTTATGAAAAATCTAGAGTCATTGGAAGATGTGTTCTTTTCTCTTACAGAAGAAGGTGAAGCAAAAGATGAAGACTTTTTCTAGAACCATACGATTTGAACTGCTAAAGATTTGTTCAAGTAGAGTGTGGTGGGTAATTTGTGCTTTAGTTGTCGTTATTCAACCATTACTTGCACTTATCTCTGCAAAAAGCTTCGCTGAGATGGGTTTAGACGCGACACCAGAAACTCACCCAGAATTAGCGGTAGCCTTACCTCCTTTGGATTATTTGGGATTTGATGTAGTACTTTTTGGGTTATTACCGATGGTTGTCTTTGGAGGAATTTTAGGGGCAAATGAATATAAACATCATATATTACGTACAACTTTGCTATGTCAAAGTAGTCGTAGTAAGGTTTTCTGTGGAAAAGTACTTGCACTTTTAATATGTAGTACATTTATATCATCTTTGACAATTTTTACTACTATTTCTATTGCGCATTTTGGTTTGGGGGAACTAGGATTACATCCATTTTATTTAAGTACAATAGCTTGGCAGTTTATTGGCTTTTCAGTGTTGGAATGGATTTTACTAACAATACTTTCTTTTGGAATTGGAATGCTCTTTAGAAATGCTATAGTACCTTTAGTATTTTTAATTCCTCAAGTTTACAATCTTGGGAATTATTTAGCGCAAAAATGGGGATGGGGGGAGTATCTTCCTGTGGCAGCAGGTAATCTTCTTATTGCAATACCAACAGACCCTTTTGAACATGATCCATTAAAAGGCGGTATCGTACTGTTGATATGGGTGATATTAACTTTAATCACTTCTTATTATGCTTTTATTCGTAATGATGTAGGAGGGAAATATTGATGTACGCTTCGTTGCGTAGTGAAAAAACTAAATTTTTTTCTTTTGGTTGGTGTATTTTAGGTGTAATCGGAGCTATTATCGTTCCCTTACTCTTCTTATTAACATCCGATACACCAAAGATAGGGAGAGAGAAGGAGATACTTTCTCTTTGCTTGCAAGCCCTCTATTTAGGTCAACTAGGAATTATTGTTGCCAGTGCAAGTTATTTTGGACAAGAATATTCGCACTCTGTTCTAAGAACAACGCTTCTTACACAACCATCAAGATTAAAATTATTATGTGCGAAATTTGTGAATATTACCATAATTATAGTATTTACAGGAATAGTTTCAAGTGTACTTAGTTTACTTGTTCTTTTTTTTCAACATGATCTGGAATGGACAGGTTCTTTAATGATACGGTTACTTGGAAGTACTTCTCTTGGCATACTTAGTTGGATTCAATTAGCTTGGATTACCTCTGCCTTATCTATTATGACAAAATCGCTTATAGCACCTATCGCTATTATGTTCCCGCTTATTTTGGGACTTAGCCAAATGTTGTTTACAATTTCTCAGTTGGCAAAATTTTTACCTACTCTTGCTACATTGAATCTTTTTTCAATACCAGCTTTAAATACCTTATTGGATAAATGGTCGGGGCTAGCGGTTCAATTTTCTTGGGCAGTATTATTTTTAATTATTTCTTCTTGGTTGTTTTCATATCGTAATGTTCGATAATTTGGTATAGACATGATTCTATAAATAAAGTGCAATTATACTGAAGATTTTGTTGCAAATTCTTCAGTATAATTAAGTATTTTGTTTTAATGTAAAGATTCCTGAAAGACTTTTTTATGGATTACTAGAGGGCTTTCAAATGGTTATAGAACAGTTGAGATTGTAGTGGACCACAGCCCTGAGTATGGAAAGATGAGTGTACATTTTAAGCTTAAACAACAAATGGATGCACATGTAATATATCGTGATATGCAATATTTATGTCAATAAGGCTTGGTATAAAAATTTACATAAATCAATCCCGCTCCCAACTGTTGTTTTCTAATAGAAAAGTCTTACCTGAATATTGATGATGATAAGCCAATAATTAAAAGTAATCTTATTTATCGTTTTCTAATTGGAGGAAATAACATAGATTTATTTCAGAAACAAATTACTAGCGTCACATTAAAATAGTTTAACGTAGTAGATGAAACTGAATTTTCTGTAACTATATTTAGATCAATCGCATGGATAAGTTTACACGAAAAACATCAGAACCTACTTTAACTTCAATCGTATTAAAGATAAAACGTGAAAGAGGTGGGCATACTTGAGTGCCGCATTAAAAGAAAAAAATAATGATGTCAATATAATTATAGGCTTTCTAGTCTTTTTTTACTTAGCTTGGACCATTAAAGAATTATGGTTAATCGAATACATATATTCATTGGGTGAAATAATATCCCCTCTATTAGAGGCATTGGTTAAGAGTCTCATTTGGATTGTTCCAGTGTGGTTTTATATAAAAATTCATTTACATTCAGATCCAATCAGCCATCTAAAAATGAATGTTAATGTGAAGGAAGGTGTGTTTTGGGGAATTCTACTTTCGTTACTGTTAGGAGCCGGTTTAATTTTAGAAGCATTCATCTTTAATGGTGTTTCTTTTCATTTTTCATTGTCTTTTGATGACTATCTAAATACTGTTCTAATGGCAGGGCTTGCTGAAGAGATTGTATTTAGAGGATTAATTTTACAAGAGTTCAATAAAAAATTAGCTTTTTGGAAAGCGAATATAATGACGGCTTTATTATTTTTAGTCATACATTATCCAATTTGGATATACAATGATATCATTTTTCAATTTGGTTCTCATATTTACGTTTTTCTTATTGGCTTACTATTTGGATTTGTTTTTAAAAAGACGGGTTCCTTATGGACTGTCATCTTACTACATGCATTTCATAATTATGTTCTTAGCATCATTTAATCAAAAGGATTTATTATTAAGAGGAATTATTCAATTAAAGGGCGCTATTCTTGAATAACATAGGTGGAAAATAATCAAACTTTTTTATAAAAATCTCATTCTTACCTAAAAAGAGTAACTCCATTTTGATCAAACTTTTTTCAAAATGGAGTTTTTGAAGTTGTTGTTAGATAAAGATTGAGGGATATTTTATTATAAAGGGGACTTCGACTTCTTGTTAGATTTCTTATTACTAGTTTAATGACTAAGATATATCGAGGTAAATCTTTTTTGTAGTAGTAAATTGGGTTAAATATTGAAGAAAACACATTTAAAGTCCAATATCTAGAGAAGACTCACTCAGGAATGCTACGAACAGTATCATTTAAAGGATTTAATTTTGTTCAAGCTCATTCAAATAACCAGGACTCAATATATGCTAAAGCAGAGCGACAGCAATAAGTGGCTTTATGTAAAGTGACAAAGTAGTTTTATGCATAAAATGTAGGTTAACAGCTGTAGAATTGTACCAACTATTTTATCCATTTAATGATGGTGAGTAACATGCTTATACTTTACTTTTCTTTTGAGGGAAGAAAATATTTAAAGTTCTACACTATTGCTGATTGGAGTGCTAGGCTACTCGACTCCCGTGGGATAGCGAGACAGACGAGAAACTGAGGCCAACACGATGTTGGTCACGAAGGCGTAGTCACAGGACGAGACGCACTTAGCCTTCGTTCCTCCAGCGCAGGAAGCGGCTCGTCGCTCGCCCACAGGAAGCCTTGCTCTGCGCGAAAGCGAAGCATCAGCGACAAAGCGAGTAGCCTGGAACGGAAATCACCTTCATTTTGACTAAATATTCACAAAGAGTCCCTTGACTATTTAGTTTTTCAACACTATGTCCAGAATTTATTCTGGGCTTTTTTGTTTTACAAGTTATTATTTTATTTTCAAGTATTTTGCAATTAATCCGATATAAACGCTGACTAATTTAAAAAGAGAGGGGATTATAATGAAAATAGCATCTTATACAAATACAGTAAATTTTCTTCAAACTATTAATACTTCGTCTAAGGGAGATGGAAATTCTCAAGCCTTAAAAAAGGATCAGGATACTGTCATAATTGGAAAAGAAGCACGTAGTTTATTCGATTCTCAAATTCAACTGCAAGATGCACCAGAGGAGATAGCACAAAAAATAGCCTCTATGTTTAAAAGGATGGGGGTAAATTAAACTTCGTCGAAAGTGAGGAGCAGCTTGCTATTCGTGCGGAACAGCAGGCACGACTTGATGAGGAAATTGAACATAATGTTCTTGCCATCATCATCCCGCATATTCAAACAAATGAGAAACTTGTCAATAGCTTAAAAGGTGCAAGTCAGCAAGTGCTCGATGCTGCATACTCAACAATATCTCAAAATCTCTTAGTACACAATGTTGGCAATATGACAGAAGAACAGCGCCAAGCCATGATATCGCTTGGTGTAGAAAAAGCACAATTTATTGCAGACAACTACTTAGAGGGGAAACAGGCAAAAGATTTTATGGAGGCTATGACAACGATTGCAAAATTTGCGGTCAATGGCAAGAAAAATGACAATGGTACTGTTTCATATGCTATTGAGAAGGACCCGTTAGTACATGCACCGGATGATTACATTCATATAGATGATTTAGTGAAAGAGGCCTTTCCTGAAAAATGGCAGAGCTTTAAAGATAAAATAGTAGCTGCTACTGAAAAACAGGATAAAGATGCGCTTGTGGAAGCATTCAAGGAATATAATCAATTGGTTAAATCGATTTATACAAATCAACCAAATCTCGTGCAAGATAAAATAAAAGACTATGGTAATTGGCAAGAAACCATTAAAAATACTGAGGTTTCAAAGCATTTTAGTCAATTAGATAAAACCTCTCTTTCCAATTTTATGGAGGATATCAAGACAACAAATGCTTGGTTATCCAATGAGTTTTTAGTAAAGGATTTAAAAAATTTCCAAAGATATCTGACTAGAAATCATTAAATTCATTAGTCTCCTTTATGTCCATATAAGGAGACTTTTTGTGCTGATATTTTTAAAGGGAGAGATTTGAATGAAAGAACAAATTAAAATTAGAGTTGCCACTGAAGAGGATGCTGAAAATATACTGGCAATTCAGAGTGAGGTTTTAGCAGAAGAAGATTATTTAATCACTACGTTAGAGGAATTCCAGCAAACGATTGGTGAACAAAAAAATGGATACAAGCAAAATTAGCAAATGAACAGGAAATAATCTTAATTGCACAATATCAAGAAAAAACGGTTGGCTGGCTTGTGTTTCAAACACCCAATCGAAAAAGATTAGCTCATACAGGTTCCTTCAGTATGTTGATATTAAATGAATATCGTGGTCTGGGAATTGGAAAACGTTTGCTTGAGCAGCTATTAAAGTGGGCAGAGCTCAATCCACATATTGAAAAAATTAGTTTTGGTGTATTTTCAACAAATGAAAGTGCCATTGCGCTCTATAAAAAGATGGGATTTGTGGAGGAAGGAAAATCAATGAAATTAAGTTAAATGATAAGCAATATATTGATGATGTTTTAATGTATAAGATGGTTTGATTTCATTAAATTGGCTAATCAAATTCTAGCTATAAATTTTTATAAAAAAAGGGTGACCTAAAATGAAAATAGGTCACTTTCTGTTTACTGCACGTTTCCATTATCACTTTAACATCTCCATTTCCTCTTTTGATAAAGGTGAATATTTCTTTTTATGATGATGTTGTTTAAGATAATTTATAAAGGAGAGACAGCGATGATTATTCCAATTCCAACTTATTTACAGCAATTTGCAGAAAATGATCAACAACTGGACGAGGTTGAATCACAATTACAGCTTTGTTCTAGCGCTGGCAATCAACAATTTGAAATTTGGTATTATGGTGATTTGTTGTTGATTGAGGGGGAGGAAATGCCTTTCATTACAGGCTCAACCGCTAAAATCGTCGCAAATGACCCATTAACAGCAGAGGAAATTTTACTGTTTGATGGGACCATGCATGGCTATAATGCGTTGTTTTGTGATGAATATACAATAGAGCAACGTGGTAATCGTCCACTTCAA
This window harbors:
- a CDS encoding mep operon protein MepB, which gives rise to MNEFNKTLTFVNELLYEPNHLTIKNIQEESQNSDYGAGVFQLNSKSVRFRVAKITPNKVGQFVSFWEKDEANKNQAFSYDNATDLLVINTFNNTGDFGQFVFQKEVLLKQNILKTANTKGKMAIRVYPSWDTPTSKQAIATKKWQSPYFVKMEAATNLSILELLKLYSF
- a CDS encoding histidine kinase; translation: MALILMLQAVAFLIIIVLQMYKLKGPINIFTLMITFSIPVISLFLVSTAVLPENQIINQPNFLFILIATCIIYMNLCILYLYITLGKYYEQLEKTKTQKKVFESELKFFKQLKDSQSKLYSMKHDLKNQYVVLMGMLSQGDTTGAEKYLQNSIQKIEHIDYYFTNNYVLNYLLNEKISIAESNGITLNVKSFFPEKIKLDTDIFAVVLGNLIDNSINAVLRLSNSKEKEISLIIKQFDNNLLIEISNVFDTSELQTRKNRRFEGIGIKNVKRIVEEHGGIYNQWIQDNQYIVSILLLDVYEKEDECNS
- a CDS encoding DNA-binding response regulator gives rise to the protein MVIKVAICDDVPVIAKAIEDLMLEYDSSLFDIDIFYNPFRLIELLKENTYDLFILDFEFPNLSGIVIAETIRTNNYNCPIIFITNFKEYMEKAFKVNTFDYILKPVTKDKLYPTLNRAIKYLDLDDSKFMFTFNKVFYSLSFSEIIYFEKNKRKVLIHTPSDIYETILQTKALLSKVNDNFIQVHSSYIVNVRYVKQIRNNTIIVILNDKQTVDIPISRKFKDNARKQILMKLRDII
- a CDS encoding ABC transporter, whose protein sequence is MTNTTNNIVISQLCKRHGEKDILKDVSFEAKQGRITAFLGPNGAGKSSTLRILLGLDRSTGTATFGGSNYVTFNTPLKVVGAAFDGIGGTPSRRVKTHLKIIAQSNNISFRRVSEVLKIVGLSEKSKARLGTLSLGEGQRLGLAVALLGDPQYIVLDEPTNGLDPTGIRWFRKFIRQQSDMGKTILLSSHLLSEVEAVADDVVIINHGKVIATGELQHVMKNLESLEDVFFSLTEEGEAKDEDFF
- a CDS encoding ABC transporter permease; amino-acid sequence: MKTFSRTIRFELLKICSSRVWWVICALVVVIQPLLALISAKSFAEMGLDATPETHPELAVALPPLDYLGFDVVLFGLLPMVVFGGILGANEYKHHILRTTLLCQSSRSKVFCGKVLALLICSTFISSLTIFTTISIAHFGLGELGLHPFYLSTIAWQFIGFSVLEWILLTILSFGIGMLFRNAIVPLVFLIPQVYNLGNYLAQKWGWGEYLPVAAGNLLIAIPTDPFEHDPLKGGIVLLIWVILTLITSYYAFIRNDVGGKY
- a CDS encoding ABC transporter permease, which codes for MYASLRSEKTKFFSFGWCILGVIGAIIVPLLFLLTSDTPKIGREKEILSLCLQALYLGQLGIIVASASYFGQEYSHSVLRTTLLTQPSRLKLLCAKFVNITIIIVFTGIVSSVLSLLVLFFQHDLEWTGSLMIRLLGSTSLGILSWIQLAWITSALSIMTKSLIAPIAIMFPLILGLSQMLFTISQLAKFLPTLATLNLFSIPALNTLLDKWSGLAVQFSWAVLFLIISSWLFSYRNVR
- a CDS encoding CPBP family intramembrane metalloprotease; protein product: MSAALKEKNNDVNIIIGFLVFFYLAWTIKELWLIEYIYSLGEIISPLLEALVKSLIWIVPVWFYIKIHLHSDPISHLKMNVNVKEGVFWGILLSLLLGAGLILEAFIFNGVSFHFSLSFDDYLNTVLMAGLAEEIVFRGLILQEFNKKLAFWKANIMTALLFLVIHYPIWIYNDIIFQFGSHIYVFLIGLLFGFVFKKTGSLWTVILLHAFHNYVLSII